The following nucleotide sequence is from Hydrogenophaga sp. PBL-H3.
CCATGAGGTGGTAGGCGTACTCAATGCGGCCGTACCCCTTGGACGGACCGAGAGCGTTGTCCTTGCCCATGCCGTCGAGTTTCAGCAGCCAGGCTTCAAACCCCTCAGGGATGTCGAACTGGCCTGTACGGACTTCCTCTGTATCGGGATTCCAGGCGATGGTTGCCTTCGCGCGCGCACCGCCCGCCGAGGTGCCCACTTGGATGATCTGTTTGAGGGCTGCACTGACATGGTCCTCGCCGTCAAAATCTTCCTTCACGGCCTTGCGAGCGGCTTCCACCAATTTCCCCATATGGACAGCGGTGGGCTTGCTGGGCTTGGGCCCACGCATGGGGCCGAAGGTCAAGGCACCCATGCCACGCCTGCCCATGTAGGCCAGACGGTCCAGTGAAGTGATGGCGTCCTTGGCGATACCCTTGTCTGCCAACCAGGCGTCGATCAGCGCATTGCCGAAGTCGTCGGGCAGGGCGTCGGCCAGGAGCGCGGGCAGGCGCTTGAATGTCGGCTCGGGCAGTTCCGTGAAGATGAAGGGCTCACGGGCCTGCGCCAGGGGCATCTGCAGTGGTGCCAGTTCAATGCCGCTCTTCACCCACGTCGGGGCGTATTTGAAGGCGTAGTAGTTCTTCGTGGGCTCGCGCGCCACGGCGCCCACCAGTTTTCCCCACGCTCTGACCTCTACGGCGTCGACGCTCTGGTAGGGGGTTTGTCGCGTCTTCGTTGCTGTTGCCATGGAGGGTCAGTCGAGTTGTGGTTTGCGGGGCTTGTAAGCGCGCTGGCGCGGCGCGTGCTTCTTCAGCATGCTCAGCGGGTCAATCGTCACGGCGGGCTGCAACGTGGTGAGCCACTCATCGCGGTGCAGAACACGCAACACCGTCACGAACGAGGCAAGGGTTGAGCCTTCGCCGCTTTCCAGCCTGCGCACCACGTTGATGGACAGTCCAGCGTTCTTGGCCACGTCCTCAAGCGTGAGGTTCAAACGCAATCTCTGGGCGCGGATCTGCTCCCCCAGTTCGACCATGCGTTCACTTGTAGTGCGCAAATCGTTCATAAATATCCATCAATGAATGGCAGCAAAACAAATTGGCTATAACAATTCACCGATGAATTCTAATGGAAGGGCGAAGGGGACGCAACTTGTGTACGAGTAAGTATCCGAATTAGGACTGTTATAGCCAACCGCGAGGGCATATATCCGATAAGAGCCAGTTGTACGTCAGGCGCTATGCCATCAAGTTGCGGTGCACGCGAGGTCAGTGTGGAGGTAAACGCGCCTCAACGGCAGGTCAACGACCTTGTTCTGCTTCGTTGGCAGGGCATCGCTGGACTCCAGGGCCGGCACGATAGGGCGGAGCCCCATCAATCCTCAACGAACCCAGTGGCACTCAACGGCCCCGATTCGCGGAACGAGCAGATCCAACATGCGTGCCCGGAAAATCAAAAAACCAGCCCCCCACCAGCGCGAAGCATTGAGTGCCATCACCAACGCCATGAGATCTGCCAGCCGGGCGAGTGTCGTTATGGCCTGCGGCACCGGCAAGACGCTCGTAGAAATGTGGGCGTCCCAGGCGATGGACAAAACACGCACCATCGTATTCGTGCCCACCATCAACCTGCTGCAACAGGTATTCCATGAATGGCGGGATCAGAACAAGGGCGCGGGCGACTTCCGCGCGCTGTGCGTGTGCTCCGACAGCAGCGTAGGCACGGAACCAGAAGGGGAGGGGGGTTCCGGAGAAACCGATGAGGTAGTACTCGGCGCAGGAGATATCGATTTCCCAACGTGCACCGCCCCCGCGGTAGTGAACGCGTTCCTGAACGATGCCAAAAAGGATCCTCACGCCCGGGCGGTGATCTTCTGCACCTACCACTCAGCGCACATAGTCGGACAGGCTATGGCAATGCGGCGCAAAGGGGACCGCAGTATCGGTCTGGGGATTTTCGATGAGGCGCACAAAACGGCGTGCGCGGTGGGCAAGCCGTTTGGGTATGCGCTATCGGATGACAACCTGCACATCGACAAACGCCTGTTCTTTACCGCCACCCCCAGAGTTGCGGTAGCAAAAACGGTCCGCAAGAAGCAGGGGAATGCTCCGTTCTACGACATGGCGGATACCGCTTGCTACGGCGAGCAAATCTACAGGCTGTCGTTTGCTGAAGCTGCTGCCAGGGGGCTCATCGTCCCGTACAAAATCGTGATCTCGGTGATCGACGACGCGTCCATCACGAGCGACCATATCTCGCGATACGTGGTCAAGTCCAAGGACGGCTTTGTCGATGCATCGGTAGTGGCCAAACAAGTTGCATTGCGTCGAGCCATGGAGAAATATGGGCTGAAGAAGGCCATCACGTTCCACCGGACCATAGCATCTGCGCAGACCTTCGCACACACAACTGATTCGGCCAAAGACGACGGTGTTCGCCTCATAGATGGGCTCCATGTCTTTGGAGAACAAGGCAATGCCGAGCGTGAGGCAGTGATGCGGAAGTTCAAAACCAGCGACCGTGGGGTCATCAGCAACGCTCGTTGCCTGACCGAAGGAGTGGATGTCCCGTCAGTGGATCTGGTGGCCTTCATGGATCCCCGCAAGAGCAAGATCGACATCGTGCAGGCGGCAGGGCGTGCGATGCGCCTTGCGGGGCCCCAGAAGACGTGCGGCTACATCTTGCTGCCCCTTCACCTGAACCTCCACGACGGCGAGTCGGCCGAACAGGCGCTTCTCCGCAGCGACTTTTCTGTTGTTGCTGATGTGCTGGGCGCATTGGCTGAAAACGACGAAGCGTTCAAAGACATCATCCGCGCAGCTGCAGGGGGCTCAGGTTGCGGACTTTCTTCTGTGGTCTCTGTCGATTTTGACGCCTCCATGGCGTTCGATCGGAAGGTGTTCGACCAGCACAAATTCATCAAAGCAATCGAGACACGGCTGATGAACGAGACACTGAGTTCGTTTGACTGGCTAGTTTCGAAGCTCAAGGCCTTCCGAGATGAAAAGGGCCACTGCAGGGTGCCAAACCAATACAAGACTGCATCGGGCTATCCGCTGGGCAGTCGGTGTACCGCGGAGAAGACGGCGGCCAAACATGCCAACTATTCAGAGGTCAGACGAAAAGTCTTGAGCGATCTGGGGTTGGATCTGGACGTGAAGCCGACCCGAAGAGCAGCTGAGACCATACTCACCATGATCCGTGAATTCAAGGCAGAACATGGGCATTGCGAAGTGCCGATTAAGCACCTGTTGCCCAATGGGTATCCGCTGGGAGACCGATGCGTGAAGGAGCGCAACAGGGCTCAGAAGGAGGGATACCCAACCAGCAAAAAGCACGCACTGGAGGCCTTGGGGTTTCGGTTTGTGACCCGAAAGAGAGACGAAAAGGGCGAGGAGTTGTTCAAGCGGCTTGAGGCCTACAGAAAGCAGACTGGTAGCTGCAAAGTCCCGATCAAATATGTTTGCGACGACGGCTTTACTCTGGGCACAAGGTTGACACGTGAGAAGCAACTTGCAAGGCTCGACGGCTACCCGATGGACCGCCGCATAGCACTTGAAAAGTTGGGTGTGAAAGTCGCCGCTGCAGGAAGAAAGTTCCCACGAGCCGAGTTGATCCCAAACCTAGAGCGATTTGTCGAGCAACATGGCCACTGTGACGTGCCGCGCAACTACGAGACTCCGGATGGCTTTCCCTTGTGGGCCAAGTGCGAGGCAGAGCGCATTTTGGCGAAGAAACCTGGATACGAAGAAGAGCAGAAAGCCAAGCTCTCAGCGCTCGGCTTTCACCCAGACAGATACGCTGTGGATGAGAGATTGGAAGCGTTTGTCAGCATGGTCGAGCAGTTCAAAGAAGAGCACGGACACGCCAAGATACCAACGCAATTTGTGACCTCATTGGGCGTCCCGCTGGGTAGTCGAGCCGTCAAGGTTCGTTTGCGAGCGGCCCTTCCAGGCTTCCCCGAGAAAGTGCGTAAGCGCCTCGCTGAACTGGGATTCAGGTTCGATTCTGCACGCAAATCCTCGACTGGGCGATCCAATGAAAACGCGGTTGAATATGGCGCATTTGCGACATCCAAAGGCGGCTTTTCCAAGCACAAGCTAAATGATGCCCATCTCGACAGAATGCCAGTTCGCCCGCATAGGGGCGCAACTCCAATACGGCCATGGGCCTGAGTCTTGAGCGCATGCAGCGCCTTTTGCGCAAAAAGCTACTCGCTGCATTGGGTGAGCGCATGACGGCCCTAAAACTCACTGTCCACTGGCGTGGATAAAGGGACTTCGGTGGCGGTCAACTCGCACGAGCCCTGCAACTTGGCAATCATGTGAGCCGCGCTTTTGTAGCCCGCGTCCCGTGCGGCCGCGTCGCGCGCGCCTTTCTCGTCGTTGGCCTCGTAGACCCCATAGGGCGAGCCATTGGCTTCAACCTGAAATTTCATCGACATGATCACATCCCTTGTGGCGCGGT
It contains:
- a CDS encoding type II toxin-antitoxin system HipA family toxin; translation: MATATKTRQTPYQSVDAVEVRAWGKLVGAVAREPTKNYYAFKYAPTWVKSGIELAPLQMPLAQAREPFIFTELPEPTFKRLPALLADALPDDFGNALIDAWLADKGIAKDAITSLDRLAYMGRRGMGALTFGPMRGPKPSKPTAVHMGKLVEAARKAVKEDFDGEDHVSAALKQIIQVGTSAGGARAKATIAWNPDTEEVRTGQFDIPEGFEAWLLKLDGMGKDNALGPSKGYGRIEYAYHLMASEADIDMSPCRLLEENGRAHFMTKRFDRDGDQRHHMQTLCAMAHLDYKQVATHSYNQLFQTAKQLKLDRGALVELVRRMVFNVLAVNNDDHTKNFSFLLREGGRWELSPAYDITHAFNPDNEWIKQHLMSVNGRFDQITLSDVREVADRFGLLAELPQTVHGIKQAIERWPSFAKRAGVDRAEMETIAKHLSDRVTTFGG
- a CDS encoding helix-turn-helix domain-containing protein; the encoded protein is MVELGEQIRAQRLRLNLTLEDVAKNAGLSINVVRRLESGEGSTLASFVTVLRVLHRDEWLTTLQPAVTIDPLSMLKKHAPRQRAYKPRKPQLD
- a CDS encoding DEAD/DEAH box helicase, encoding MRARKIKKPAPHQREALSAITNAMRSASRASVVMACGTGKTLVEMWASQAMDKTRTIVFVPTINLLQQVFHEWRDQNKGAGDFRALCVCSDSSVGTEPEGEGGSGETDEVVLGAGDIDFPTCTAPAVVNAFLNDAKKDPHARAVIFCTYHSAHIVGQAMAMRRKGDRSIGLGIFDEAHKTACAVGKPFGYALSDDNLHIDKRLFFTATPRVAVAKTVRKKQGNAPFYDMADTACYGEQIYRLSFAEAAARGLIVPYKIVISVIDDASITSDHISRYVVKSKDGFVDASVVAKQVALRRAMEKYGLKKAITFHRTIASAQTFAHTTDSAKDDGVRLIDGLHVFGEQGNAEREAVMRKFKTSDRGVISNARCLTEGVDVPSVDLVAFMDPRKSKIDIVQAAGRAMRLAGPQKTCGYILLPLHLNLHDGESAEQALLRSDFSVVADVLGALAENDEAFKDIIRAAAGGSGCGLSSVVSVDFDASMAFDRKVFDQHKFIKAIETRLMNETLSSFDWLVSKLKAFRDEKGHCRVPNQYKTASGYPLGSRCTAEKTAAKHANYSEVRRKVLSDLGLDLDVKPTRRAAETILTMIREFKAEHGHCEVPIKHLLPNGYPLGDRCVKERNRAQKEGYPTSKKHALEALGFRFVTRKRDEKGEELFKRLEAYRKQTGSCKVPIKYVCDDGFTLGTRLTREKQLARLDGYPMDRRIALEKLGVKVAAAGRKFPRAELIPNLERFVEQHGHCDVPRNYETPDGFPLWAKCEAERILAKKPGYEEEQKAKLSALGFHPDRYAVDERLEAFVSMVEQFKEEHGHAKIPTQFVTSLGVPLGSRAVKVRLRAALPGFPEKVRKRLAELGFRFDSARKSSTGRSNENAVEYGAFATSKGGFSKHKLNDAHLDRMPVRPHRGATPIRPWA